Within Sphingobium sp. SCG-1, the genomic segment ATTATGGAAAGCAACGACATGGAATCCCTCGGACATTCAAGCAATCCGAAGGGTAAAGGATCAGGGTTAATAAATCCTTGTGCGTGTCAGGACGTTTCTATCCGGACGAGACCCTCATGCGTCACGCGGCGATAGAAGCAGCTCGTTTCCCCTGTGTGACAAGCCGGCCCTGCCGCACGGGCAATGATCCAGATCGCATCCTGATCGCAATCAATCCGGATGTCTTCGACAGCCAGCACATTGCCGGATGTCTCACCCTTCTTCCAAAGGCTGTTCCGGCTCCTGGACCAGAAATGCGCTACCCTGGTTTCAAGCGTGAGAGCCAGTGCTTCCGCATTCATGTGGGCCAGCATCAGCACTTGCCCAGTCGCGAAATCCGT encodes:
- the hisI gene encoding phosphoribosyl-AMP cyclohydrolase, with the translated sequence MNADLSTARDVGLHLDPKYSSDGLITAVVTDFATGQVLMLAHMNAEALALTLETRVAHFWSRSRNSLWKKGETSGNVLAVEDIRIDCDQDAIWIIARAAGPACHTGETSCFYRRVTHEGLVRIETS